One part of the Desulfovibrio sp. genome encodes these proteins:
- a CDS encoding NADH-quinone oxidoreductase subunit N — translation MNAYLFAPELVLLAGCLLAFCMTLTEARTQTLRLLVLCVGAAFAATSVSCLFAKGTLFYGAYRVDLFSQMVKSVMSVGFTLMLLFGADTKGISVRMRPEYYFFLLTSLLGLTLLSSSVELITLFIALELSSYSLYLLVPMRTPSDSMRAPMEAAIKYLLFGVTASGIMLFGMSWIFGIAGSTYLEQILPAMRTALAQPTGLNAAALVGLVMMLCGMFFKLAVFPFHFWAPDVYQGASNDTTAFIASMPKIVAVAVLARFCALAFPDEGHMAMLLTGLSIASMCYGNLTALVQTDVKRMLGFSGIAHAGYILMGMATLQGWGIATSLYYATGYLFMMLAAFLVLCVVSTEGQNLSIKDLNGLSRRSPLLAFVLGVSMFALAGIPPFVGFMGKFMLLTGAWRAGHTALVIIAAINTAIGIYYYLQVVRAVYTEPAPENAQGIVPHAGARLAGICLVGLVLALGMAPESMIRMATEAVLAAW, via the coding sequence ATGAACGCATATCTTTTTGCACCGGAACTTGTTCTTCTTGCGGGCTGCCTGCTGGCATTCTGCATGACCCTCACAGAAGCGCGCACGCAAACCCTGCGTCTGCTGGTTCTGTGCGTGGGGGCTGCCTTTGCGGCCACCTCTGTGAGCTGCCTTTTCGCCAAGGGAACCCTGTTTTACGGAGCCTACAGGGTAGACCTGTTTTCGCAGATGGTAAAAAGCGTGATGTCGGTCGGCTTTACGCTGATGCTGCTTTTTGGCGCAGATACCAAGGGCATATCAGTACGTATGCGACCGGAATATTATTTCTTTTTACTTACAAGCCTGCTGGGGCTCACCCTGCTTTCCAGCAGTGTGGAGCTCATCACCCTGTTTATTGCCCTGGAGCTGTCGTCGTATTCGCTCTATCTGCTCGTGCCCATGCGCACGCCGTCAGACAGCATGCGCGCGCCAATGGAAGCGGCTATCAAGTATCTGCTGTTTGGCGTAACGGCCTCGGGCATCATGCTGTTTGGCATGAGCTGGATTTTTGGCATAGCTGGCAGCACCTATCTTGAACAGATACTGCCCGCCATGCGCACAGCCCTTGCCCAGCCCACGGGTTTGAATGCGGCCGCGCTGGTGGGGCTGGTGATGATGCTCTGCGGCATGTTCTTCAAGCTGGCGGTGTTTCCCTTCCATTTTTGGGCGCCAGATGTGTATCAGGGCGCGTCAAACGACACCACGGCCTTTATTGCTTCCATGCCCAAGATTGTGGCCGTGGCCGTGCTGGCGCGTTTCTGCGCCCTGGCCTTTCCCGATGAGGGGCATATGGCCATGCTGCTCACAGGGCTTTCCATCGCCTCCATGTGCTACGGCAACCTTACCGCTCTGGTGCAGACAGACGTAAAGCGCATGCTGGGTTTTTCGGGCATCGCGCATGCCGGGTACATTCTTATGGGTATGGCCACCCTTCAGGGATGGGGCATCGCCACATCGCTGTATTATGCCACAGGCTACCTGTTCATGATGCTGGCGGCATTTCTGGTGCTGTGCGTTGTTTCGACTGAAGGCCAGAACCTGAGCATCAAGGATCTTAACGGCCTCTCACGGCGCTCGCCCCTGCTGGCATTTGTGCTTGGCGTAAGCATGTTTGCGCTGGCGGGAATTCCGCCATTTGTGGGGTTCATGGGCAAATTCATGCTGCTGACCGGCGCTTGGCGCGCGGGCCATACGGCACTCGTGATCATAGCGGCCATCAATACCGCCATAGGCATTTACTATTATTTGCAGGTGGTGCGGGCCGTGTACACAGAACCCGCACCCGAAAACGCACAGGGCATTGTGCCGCACGCTGGTGCGCGTCTGGCTGGCATATGCCTTGTGGGGCTGGTGCTGGCTCTGGGCATGGCACCCGAGAGCATGATCCGCATGGCTACCGAGGCCGTGCTGGCCGCATGGTAA
- a CDS encoding Na(+)/H(+) antiporter subunit D — MTEPWIHPSAILLIGAVILPLLPRAVRRIFIVLVPVLAFCAVLLMQGHNGVYGVVPFMKWQLIFGKVDELSMVFAYIMTLMCVIGSIYGLHVEEAAQHSAAWTYVAGSLGVIFCGDYLTLFLFWELMAFSSVFLVWFRRRKESLASGYRYLLVHTAGGLLLLAGLVLRYRATGDLSFGPIGVADPQLYTYLIMAGFILNAAVPPLHAWLPDAYGEATVTGAVFMCAFTTKTAVYVLARSFAGMEILVPLGVCMALYGVVYAVLENDARRLLAYHIISQVGYMVAAVGIGTPLAINGACAHAFAHILYKGLLFMGCGSVLHMTGVSKFTQLGGLYKKMPKTFVFTLIGGLSISAFPLFSGFVSKAMIVAAGFEAHNYWAGFLLTLASAGTFLHTGLKVPYFIWFGKNNCSQETWERAGDPPRNMQVAMAMAAFLCIFIGCYTPYLYDMLPFPSVAAQYDPYTATHISETLQILLFTAVGFFLLLKKLTPEPCISLDLDWFYRMGGRLFYWVARKPVQSVDNAVGEAWNRQGIVPLMRTARFWSWFDWHGIDTVVDGTARSVRALGGVLRVVQSGSLQINIISMAAVVALVLTLLAFV, encoded by the coding sequence ATGACTGAACCATGGATTCACCCCTCTGCCATTCTGTTGATTGGCGCGGTAATTCTGCCGCTGCTGCCGCGGGCCGTGCGCCGTATTTTCATTGTGCTTGTGCCGGTGCTGGCTTTTTGCGCGGTGCTGCTCATGCAGGGGCACAACGGCGTGTACGGCGTGGTTCCCTTCATGAAATGGCAGCTCATATTCGGCAAGGTTGACGAGCTGAGCATGGTGTTTGCCTACATCATGACTCTCATGTGCGTGATCGGTTCCATCTACGGTCTGCATGTGGAAGAAGCCGCGCAGCATTCCGCCGCCTGGACATATGTGGCAGGCTCGCTGGGCGTTATCTTTTGCGGTGATTACCTCACGCTCTTCCTGTTTTGGGAGCTGATGGCCTTTTCGTCCGTATTTCTTGTGTGGTTTCGGCGGCGTAAGGAATCACTGGCTTCGGGCTACCGGTATTTGCTGGTGCACACCGCTGGCGGTTTGCTGCTGCTGGCGGGCCTTGTGCTGCGCTACCGCGCCACGGGCGACCTGAGCTTTGGCCCTATCGGCGTGGCCGACCCGCAACTGTACACCTACCTGATCATGGCCGGGTTTATTCTTAACGCGGCTGTGCCGCCCCTGCACGCATGGCTGCCAGATGCCTATGGCGAAGCCACGGTAACAGGCGCGGTATTCATGTGCGCATTTACCACTAAAACTGCCGTATACGTGCTGGCGCGCAGTTTTGCAGGCATGGAAATTCTGGTGCCGTTGGGCGTGTGCATGGCCCTGTACGGCGTTGTGTACGCCGTGCTTGAAAACGACGCCCGCCGCCTGCTGGCCTATCACATCATCAGTCAGGTGGGCTATATGGTAGCCGCCGTGGGCATTGGCACGCCGCTGGCCATCAACGGGGCCTGCGCCCACGCTTTTGCCCACATTCTCTACAAGGGGCTGCTGTTTATGGGCTGCGGTTCAGTGCTGCACATGACTGGCGTAAGCAAGTTTACACAGCTGGGCGGCCTGTACAAAAAAATGCCCAAAACCTTTGTGTTTACCCTGATTGGCGGGCTTTCCATTTCGGCCTTTCCGCTGTTCAGCGGTTTTGTGTCCAAGGCCATGATTGTGGCCGCCGGATTTGAGGCCCACAACTACTGGGCGGGATTTCTGCTCACGCTGGCTTCTGCCGGTACGTTTTTGCACACGGGGCTGAAGGTTCCGTACTTTATCTGGTTTGGCAAAAACAACTGCTCGCAGGAAACATGGGAACGCGCTGGCGACCCCCCGCGTAACATGCAGGTGGCCATGGCCATGGCGGCTTTTTTGTGCATCTTTATTGGCTGCTATACGCCCTACCTGTACGATATGCTGCCCTTCCCCAGTGTGGCCGCCCAGTACGATCCTTACACGGCGACCCATATCTCTGAGACCTTGCAAATACTGCTGTTTACGGCTGTTGGCTTCTTCTTGTTGCTCAAAAAGCTTACGCCAGAGCCCTGCATCAGCCTTGATCTGGACTGGTTTTACCGCATGGGCGGCAGGCTGTTTTACTGGGTTGCCCGCAAGCCTGTGCAGTCAGTGGACAATGCCGTGGGCGAGGCCTGGAACCGTCAGGGTATTGTGCCGCTCATGCGCACGGCGCGATTCTGGTCGTGGTTTGACTGGCACGGCATAGATACGGTTGTCGACGGCACGGCCCGCAGTGTGCGCGCCCTGGGCGGCGTGTTGCGTGTGGTGCAGAGCGGCAGCCTGCAAATCAATATCATTTCCATGGCCGCCGTGGTGGCCCTGGTGCTCACGCTGCTGGCTTTTGTGTAA
- a CDS encoding NADH-quinone oxidoreductase subunit M, producing MDFLSMNTLGYPILSILVFLPLAGAVIVPLLPGENSVRIWTLFVTLTNAVVSLPLFTRFNATSAQYQFAEHHPWIESLNVNYTLGVDGISLLLVMMTTLIMPLCVLGSWKYIQTRVKEFMICLLVMETSMLGVFMALDLVLFYVLWEAMLIPMYLLIAVWGGPRKGYASIKFFLYTLAGSVFLLVAIVALYINQGTFSIPALMGQQYSERFQLLVFLAFFIAFAIKVPMFPFHTWLPAAHVEAPTAGSVILASVLLKMGTYGFLRFCLPITPGAAIGLLPALQWLSVAGIIYGGLTALAQQDMKKLIAYSSVGHMGFVTLGIFALNQRGLEGALLQMINHGVTTGALFLCVGMVYERSHSRELSDAAGLGKFMPIYVTYLTFFSLSSLAFPGTNSFVGEFLILAGAFFNNKIVAVCAVPGAILAAAYMLRMLQRVIWGGTNNPDQSRMYDLGWREAVTLAPLLVFVFWIGLAPEPFLRVMRPSLDHLLAQTGYHAQSALALAELVAR from the coding sequence ATGGATTTTCTGAGCATGAACACCCTGGGCTACCCCATCCTCAGTATTCTTGTTTTTCTGCCGCTGGCAGGGGCTGTCATTGTGCCCCTGCTGCCGGGAGAAAACAGTGTGCGGATATGGACGCTCTTTGTCACACTGACCAATGCTGTTGTTTCACTGCCGCTGTTTACGCGGTTTAACGCCACATCGGCCCAGTACCAGTTTGCCGAGCACCATCCCTGGATCGAAAGCCTGAACGTCAACTACACCCTTGGGGTGGACGGCATATCACTGCTGCTGGTGATGATGACAACCCTCATCATGCCGCTGTGCGTGCTGGGATCATGGAAGTACATTCAGACCCGCGTCAAGGAATTCATGATCTGCCTGCTGGTTATGGAAACATCCATGCTTGGCGTTTTCATGGCGCTGGATCTGGTGCTGTTTTATGTACTGTGGGAAGCAATGCTTATTCCCATGTATCTGCTCATCGCCGTGTGGGGTGGCCCTCGCAAGGGCTATGCTTCCATAAAGTTTTTCCTGTACACGCTGGCAGGTTCGGTATTTTTGCTTGTTGCCATTGTGGCCCTGTACATCAATCAGGGCACGTTCAGCATTCCGGCACTTATGGGGCAGCAGTATTCCGAGCGTTTCCAGCTGCTGGTGTTTCTGGCTTTTTTCATTGCCTTTGCCATCAAGGTGCCCATGTTTCCCTTTCACACATGGCTGCCTGCGGCCCACGTGGAGGCCCCAACCGCTGGCTCGGTGATACTGGCATCTGTGCTGCTTAAAATGGGCACATACGGTTTTTTGCGGTTTTGCCTGCCCATCACGCCCGGCGCGGCCATTGGCCTGTTGCCCGCCCTGCAGTGGCTTTCTGTGGCGGGAATCATCTACGGCGGGCTGACAGCCCTTGCCCAGCAGGACATGAAGAAGCTCATTGCCTATTCGAGCGTCGGCCACATGGGTTTTGTGACCCTGGGTATATTTGCCCTTAACCAGCGCGGGCTGGAAGGGGCGCTGCTGCAAATGATCAACCACGGCGTAACCACCGGTGCGCTGTTTCTCTGCGTAGGCATGGTGTACGAGCGCTCGCACAGCCGTGAGCTTTCCGACGCGGCAGGGCTTGGCAAGTTCATGCCCATCTATGTTACGTACCTGACGTTTTTCTCGCTGTCGTCACTGGCCTTTCCCGGCACAAACAGCTTCGTGGGTGAATTTCTCATCCTGGCCGGAGCCTTTTTCAACAACAAGATCGTGGCAGTGTGTGCCGTGCCGGGGGCAATACTTGCGGCGGCCTACATGCTGCGCATGCTGCAGCGCGTGATATGGGGCGGCACCAACAACCCAGACCAGTCGCGAATGTACGATCTGGGCTGGCGCGAGGCGGTGACCCTGGCCCCATTGCTGGTGTTTGTTTTCTGGATAGGGCTTGCGCCGGAACCGTTTTTGCGCGTCATGAGGCCAAGCCTTGACCATCTGCTGGCGCAGACAGGCTACCATGCCCAAAGCGCTCTGGCCCTTGCGGAACTTGTTGCTCGCTGA